The Flavobacterium commune genome contains the following window.
CTTGGTAGCAATTTTTACCTACCACAATATGAAAAAAGAGCAAGCGGGAGAAATTGACGCACAATCTCAGGCAATAGCTTATTCATTAGACAACGGAAAAACCTGGACTAAATACAGCAACAATCCTGTATTGAAAAATCCGGGAATTAAAGATTTCCGAGATCCTAAAGTTTTTTGGGATGCTAAAAGAGAACAATGGGTAATGGGATTAGCAGCACAGGACAGACAGCATTTTTATGCCTCGAAAAACCTGAAAGACTGGACTTTTCTTTCAGAATTTGGCAAAGATGTCGGTGGACACGGCGGCGTTTGGGAATGTCCGGATCTTTTCCCAATAAAAGTAAACGGAACTAATGAAGAAAAATGGGTACTTATCGTGAACATTAATCCGGGTGGTCCCAATGGCGGTTCTGCTGCACAATATTTTGTAGGCGATTTTGACGGGAAAACTTTTAAGATGGATGCTATTTTTACAAAGCAACTCGAAAAAGAAAAAGTCGCTTGGCTGGATTGGGGGCGTGATAATTATGCAAGTGTGTCTTTTGATAATGTTCCTGATAACAAAAGAATCATTATCGGATGGATGTCTAATTGGGATTATGCATCGCAAGTTCCCACATTTGACTGGAGAGGAAGCACTACTATTGCGCGTGAAATCCAATTAATCAAAAAAGGAAATAAATATAGTCTGATTAATAAGCCCGTAAAAGAAATCAACAAGTACATTTCTAAAACCATTAAAGAAAAGTCATTAAAAGGAAAAGGAAAATTAGCTCTTGTCCCAACTGCTAAAATAGATTTGACTAAAGCAATTGTCAATTTTGATTTAAAAAATCTACAACAAGACACTTATACTTTTACGCTTTCTAATGCTGTAGGTGAATCTTTGACTTTCGGAATTAATAATTCAGATCATTATTTGTTTTTAGACAGAACAAAATCCGGGAAAACTGATTTCTCTGAAAAATTTGCTTCTACAATTACTAAAGCACCATTAGACGGAAACCAAAAAGAAGCTGCTTTTAAAATCATTTTGGATAAAACATCTATTGAAATTTTTTATAACAATGGCGAAAAAGTAATGACTGAGCTCTTCTTCCCTAACCAGCCATTTACTGAACTTTCTGTTTCTTCAAGTCAAAAAATAGAATTGAATAATCTTGTAATTAACCAATTAAATATAAACTAAAAACCAAAACTATTAACTTATGAAAAGTAAAATTATTTATTTTCTGTTTTTCTTCTTTCCAGTGCTGCTATTATCGGCTCAGGAAGGCGGAATTAAAGGAACGGTAATTTCGTCTGATGACGGAATGCCATTACCAGGAGCAACTGTCCTTATTTCAGGAACTACCAGCAGTACAGTTACTGATTTAGACGGAAATTTCTCTTTCCAAAAAATAAATCCCGATGCTACTATTGTAGTTTCTTTTGTCGGATTTGCTCCACAATCTATAGCCGTAAAAGGTCAAAAAGTAATCAATATAACTTTAAAAACAGATGACAATAAACTAAACGAAGTTGTGGTTACCGGATACTCAAAACAAAAGAAGGCCGATATTACAGGAGCTGTCGCTGTTGTGGATATGAAGGATCTTATGAAACAACCTGAACCTAACCCAATTAAAGCTTTACAGGGAAGAATTGCCGGGGTTAAAGTTTCATCAGACGGTTCTCCGAGTGGAGGAAATACTAAAGTGGTTATTCGTGGAGTAGGAACCCTGAATAATACCGATCCTCTTTATGTAATTGACGGAGTGCCAACAAAATCAGGAATGCACGAATTGAATCCGAATGATATTGAAACGATTCAGGTTTTAAAAGATGCCTCGTCAGCGAGTATTTATGGATCTCGGGCTTCAAACGGGGTAATTATTATTACTACCAAAAAAGGAAAGGCGGGCAAAATGAGAATTAATTTTAACGCCTATACTTCTTTTTCTGATTATTCAAGAAAACTAAGTGTTTTAAATGCAGATCAATTTGGACAAGCCCTTTGGCAGGCTAATATTAATGATGGATTAAATCCAAACAACAACAATTTGCGTTATCAATTTGATTGGTCGGTAGTAGATAATAAGCCTCAATTAAACAAGGTTTTAGTTCCGGAATATTTAGATGCTAATCAAACACTGAAATCAGCTAATACAAACTGGTATGATGAAGTTTCGCAAACAGGTGTAGCTAATTCTTATGATTTATCAGTTTCAAACGCATCAGAAAGAGGGAATTATGTATTTTCATTGGGTTATTACGGTAACCAAGGTGTTG
Protein-coding sequences here:
- a CDS encoding glycoside hydrolase family 32 protein; translated protein: MKLKKQLPLVFCSVVLLSIASCKSTSAVAQTNTVVTTMEEQMYRPNFHYTPKKGWMNDPNGMFYLNGTYHLFFQHTPFQSVPDFSKMHWGHAISKDLIKWEELTPALAYDEKGAIFSGSAVVDKDNTSGFGDGKNVPLVAIFTYHNMKKEQAGEIDAQSQAIAYSLDNGKTWTKYSNNPVLKNPGIKDFRDPKVFWDAKREQWVMGLAAQDRQHFYASKNLKDWTFLSEFGKDVGGHGGVWECPDLFPIKVNGTNEEKWVLIVNINPGGPNGGSAAQYFVGDFDGKTFKMDAIFTKQLEKEKVAWLDWGRDNYASVSFDNVPDNKRIIIGWMSNWDYASQVPTFDWRGSTTIAREIQLIKKGNKYSLINKPVKEINKYISKTIKEKSLKGKGKLALVPTAKIDLTKAIVNFDLKNLQQDTYTFTLSNAVGESLTFGINNSDHYLFLDRTKSGKTDFSEKFASTITKAPLDGNQKEAAFKIILDKTSIEIFYNNGEKVMTELFFPNQPFTELSVSSSQKIELNNLVINQLNIN